A genome region from Nicotiana tabacum cultivar K326 chromosome 13, ASM71507v2, whole genome shotgun sequence includes the following:
- the LOC142168157 gene encoding uncharacterized protein LOC142168157, protein MNGKIWAFVDEDIDVDIIMDFEKYMALNLFHRSLGKELIVSLVYAKCDATERIELWDSMYHLASKMESPWLVGGEVWRPSRSLLSWWSGRSDDDCIFKRLDRFLANKHFQDLFPSLEVEHLIKYGSDYAPLLLSWNVDTVQVKKPFRFLSFWIKHDTFLNVVKENWHTNCMGNPFILFQNKMKNVKKALAVWSKEPFGDIFKQIEILEDVIKVHEIGFELHPTAQNSEKLHKDEMAREAVDFFQAQFTEERVPTNFDIIKNVPRMTSDDQNDRLWEEPIMEEVKDAVCGINGDSPSGPDGLTDQLYHASWDILSEDVLNMVKGRNIVENILLTYEIIIDIRLRGKLSNVVIKLDMAKAYDKVSWLFLTKVLRHMGFGEVFIDMVFRLVSNNWYSVLLNGQANGFFKSSRGVK, encoded by the exons ATGAATGGTAAGATCTGGGCTTTTGTTGATGAGGATATTGATGTGGACATTATTAtggattttgaaaaatatatggcTCTAAATTTGTTTCATAGAAGCTTGGGAAAGGAACTAATTGTTTCACTTGTATATGCTAAATGTGATGCTACGGAGAGAATTGaattgtgggattctatgtatcactTAGCTTCAAAAATGGAATCACCTTGGCTTGTAGGAGGAGAAGTATGGAGGCCTTCCA GGAGTCTACTCTCATGGTGGAGTGGGAGGTCTGATGATGATTGTATCTTTAAGAGGCTTGACAGGTTCTTGGCTAATAAACACTTTCAAGATCTATTCCCATCTTTGGAGGTTGAGCACTTGATCAAGTATGGTTCTGACTATGCTCCTCTCCTATTATCTTGGAATGTTGACACTGTCCAGGTTAAGAAACCATTCAGGTTTCTAAGCTTCTGGATAAAGCATGATACTTTTCTGAATGTGGTGAAGGAAAATTGGCACACTAATTGTATGGGAAATCCTTTCATTTTGTTTCAAAACAAGATGAAGAATGTGAAGAAAGCACTAGCAGTTTGGAGCAAGGAGCCCTTTGGTGATATATTCAAACAAATAGAAATATTAGAAGATGTCATTAAAGTTCATGAAATTGGGTTTGAGCTTCATCCAACAGCTCAAAATAGTGAAAAATTGCATAAG GATGAAATGGCTAGGGAGGCAGTAGACTTCTTTCAGGCACAGTTCACAGAAGAAAGGGTTCCAACTAATTTTGATATTATCAAGAATGTTCCTAGAATGACTTCTGATGATCAAAATGATAGGCTGTGGGAAGAACCAATAATGGAAGAGGTCAAGGATGCAGTGTGTGGAATAAATGGGGATAGTCCAAGTGGTCCTGATGGATTAACTGACCAGCTTTACCATGCTAGTTGGGATATTCTTTCTGAAGATGTGCTCAATATGGTCAAG GGGAGGAATATAGTGGAGAACATTTTGTTAACATATGAGATAATAATTGACATAAGATTGAGAGGAAAGCTATCCAATGTGGTTATCAAATTAGATATGGCAAAGGCCTATGATAAGGTCTcatggctatttttgacaaaagtGCTGAGGCATATGGGTTTTGGTGAGGTTTTTATTGACATGGTGTTCAGACTAGTGTCAAACAATTGGTACTCAGTTTTACTGAATGGACAGGCTAATGgattcttcaaatcttcaagaggTGTTAAATAA